One Cicer arietinum cultivar CDC Frontier isolate Library 1 chromosome 8, Cicar.CDCFrontier_v2.0, whole genome shotgun sequence DNA segment encodes these proteins:
- the NAC64 gene encoding protein CUP-SHAPED COTYLEDON 1 yields MEENLPPGFRFHPTDEELITHYLTMKISDHSFTSKAVAVVDLNKSEPWDLPGKASMGEKEWYFFSVRDRKYPTGLRTNRATESGYWKTTGKDKEIFRGGVLVGMKKTLVFYKGRAPRGEKSNWVMHEYRLENKHHFRSSKDEWVVCRVFQKSIASKKPQQTSSSQPQSPCDTTSIVNEFGDVELHHMDYSTNNISPQNFNTNNVNTNMNLTMNSWPSSSDVPHSLPISLPWPSSLLNPNNINVNSLLLKALQLRSYQQQREVVAPTNIHHFAPYMSQVGVLSHSQLGNDQSNNDSNISASSSKVLECMPQHNQQEQPFNLDSIW; encoded by the exons ATGGAGGAAAATCTACCTCCTGGATTTAGGTTTCATCCAACAGATGAAGAACTCATCACACACTATTTAACAATGAAAATTTCTGATCATTCATTCACATCAAAAGCTGTTGCAGTTGTTGATCTCAACAAATCTGAACCTTGGGATCTTCCAG GTAAGGCTTCAATGGGGGAGAAGGAATGGTATTTTTTCAGTGTGAGAGATAGAAAGTATCCAACTGGACTTAGAACAAATAGAGCAACTGAATCAGGGTATTGGAAAACCACTGGAAAAGACAAGGAAATATTTCGTGGTGGAGTTTTGGTAGGAATGAAGAAAACCCTAGTTTTTTATAAAGGTAGAGCTCCAAGGGGTGAGAAAAGCAATTGGGTCATGCATGAATATAGACTAGAAAATAAACATCACTTTCGATCTTCAAAG GATGAATGGGTGGTTTGTAGGGTTTTCCAAAAGAGCATAGCATCAAAAAAACCACAACAAACATCATCCTCCCAACCACAATCCCCATGTGACACAACCTCAATAGTAAATGAATTTGGTGATGTTGAGCTTCATCATATGGATTATTCAACTAACAACATTTCACCACAAAATTTCAACACTAATAATGTTAACACAAATATGAACTTGACAATGAATTCATGGCCATCTTCAAGTGATGTTCCTCATTCTCTTCCAATATCTCTACCATGGCCTTCTAGCTTGTTGAATCCAAATAACATTAATGTAAATTCATTGCTTCTAAAAGCATTACAACTTAGGAGTTATCAACAACAAAGAGAAGTTGTTGCACCAACAAATATTCATCATTTTGCACCATACATGTCTCAAGTTGGAGTACTATCTCATTCTCAACTTGGAAATGACCAAAGTAATAATGATTCAAATATAAGTGCTTCTTCTTCAAAAGTTTTAGAATGTATGCCACAACATAATCAACAGGAGCAACCATTCAACTTGGACTCTATTTGGTGA
- the LOC101500074 gene encoding uncharacterized protein isoform X2 → MPCSKEEALVRLFYNASSSFQLLFLFIFSSSILLLKFLNFISTYPLFQREHQYEYVSSEYDYEEEEQEEIQENYSYEDSFEKDHLVADIICGGESLLFLHNNNKSQRKNSSSFEDEEEFITPQDSLNDEYLSEETFSVHHKSPLVSDFETETNEEEFHVQEDADSVPNRTTSSPITMKLYKSDELVDSDKKYDEEHVDIGIIKNKKVHESNNTRDERFFVIGPTQLETKKLIIEEKDDNDEEIYGDSCTVGSTSKNSSDWRSSIICRDSGTDDPFSSSSRRSCPKWESYTVFQKYDEEMSFLDRISAQKLHETESLRSIKVAPRSISGRIVYKFSTMNKKPSDHNPYSELEAAYVAQICLTWEALNWNYKNFQSKRASHVDVGCPETIAQQFQQFQVLLQRYVENEPYEHGRRPEIYARMRHLAPKLLLVPEYRESDDDQKDNECMNLKISSASFLVIMEDGIRTFMSFLKADKEKACQIIAAYFRKNQRGLVDPTLIRLMKKINQKKKMKVKDLRRSHKCLRKRKLKNEEEMEILMSLIDLKVVSRVLRMSDINENQLHWCEEKISKVRVIDGKLQRDSTPLFFPSH, encoded by the exons atgccATGTTCTAAAGAAGAAGCTCTTGTTAGACTCTTCTACAATGCTTCAAGTTCTTTCCAACTTCTCTTCCTCTTCATCTTCTCTTCTTCCATTTTACTTCTTAAATTCCTTAACTTCATTAGTACCTACCCTTTATTCCaaag GGAACATCAATATGAATATGTTTCTTCTGAATATGAttatgaagaagaagaacaagaagaaattcaagaaaattATTCTTATGAAGATTCTTTTGAGAAGGATCATTTAGTAGCTGATATAATTTGTGGTGGAGAATCACTTTTATTTCTACATAACAATAACAAATCTCAAAGGAAAAATTCTTCAtcttttgaagatgaagaagaattTATTACTCCTCAAGATAGTTTGAATGATGAGTATTTATCAGAAGAAACTTTTTCTGTTCATCACAAGTCACCACTTGTTTCTGATTTTGAGACAGAAACTAATGAAGAAGAATTTCATGTACAAGAAGATGCTGATTCTGTTCCAAACAGGACCACTTCTTCTCCCATCACAATGAAACTATACAAAAGTGATGAATTGGTAGATAGTGACAAAAAATATGATG AAGAACATGTTGATATTGGAATAATCAAAAACAAGAAAGTGCATGAATCAAACAACACAAGAGATGAAAGATTCTTTGTGATTGGTCCTACACAATTAGAGACAAAGAAGTTAATCATTGAAGAAAAagatgataatgatgaagagATATATGGTGATTCATGCACTGTTGGTTCAACATCTAAGAACTCTTCTGATTGGAGAAGCTCAATTATTTGTAGAGATTCTGGAACTGATGaccctttttcttcttcatcaagaagaagttgtCCTAAATGGGAATCTTACActgtttttcaaaaatatgatgAAGAAATGTCATTTCTAGACAGGATTAGTGCACAGAAACTTCATGAAACTG AGTCTTTGAGGTCAATCAAAGTAGCACCAAGGTCAATTTCAGGGAGAATTGTATACAAATTTTCAACTATGAATAAAAAACCAAGTGATCATAACCCATATAGTGAATTGGAAGCTGCATATGTTGCACAAATTTGTTTAACATGGGAAGCACTTAATTGGAATTACAAGAATTTTCAATCAAAAAGAGCTTCACATGTTGATGTTGGTTGTCCAGAAACAATTGcacaacaatttcaacaatttCAAGTTTTGTTACAAAGATATGTAGAAAATGAACCTTATGAGCATGGTAGAAGACCTGAGATTTATGCTAGAATGAGACATTTGGCACCAAAGTTGCTCCTAGTCCCTGAATATCGAG AATCAGATGATGATCAGAAGGACAATGAATGTATGAACTTAAAAATATCATCAGCTTCATTTCTTGTGATAATGGAAGATGGAATCAGAACATTCATGAGTTTTCTAAAGGCTGATAAAGAGAAAGCATGTCAGATCATTGCAGCATACTTTAGAAAAAACCAAAGAGGTTTGGTTGATCCAACACTAATCCGTCTtatgaagaaaattaatcaaaag AAGAAGATGAAAGTTAAGGATCTTCGTCGTTCTCACAAATGTTTaaggaaaagaaaattaaagaatGAAGAAGAGATGGAGATTTTGATGTCATTGATAGACTTAAAAGTGGTGTCAAGGGTTTTAAGAATGAGTGACATAAATGAAAATCAATTGCATTGGTGTGAAGAAAAGATTAGCAAAGTGAGAGTCATTGATGGGAAACTACAAAGAGATTCCACTCCACTTTTTTTCCCTTCACATTGA
- the LOC101500074 gene encoding uncharacterized protein isoform X1, which produces MPCSKEEALVRLFYNASSSFQLLFLFIFSSSILLLKFLNFISTYPLFQREHQYEYVSSEYDYEEEEQEEIQENYSYEDSFEKDHLVADIICGGESLLFLHNNNKSQRKNSSSFEDEEEFITPQDSLNDEYLSEETFSVHHKSPLVSDFETETNEEEFHVQEDADSVPNRTTSSPITMKLYKSDELVDSDKKYDAEEHVDIGIIKNKKVHESNNTRDERFFVIGPTQLETKKLIIEEKDDNDEEIYGDSCTVGSTSKNSSDWRSSIICRDSGTDDPFSSSSRRSCPKWESYTVFQKYDEEMSFLDRISAQKLHETESLRSIKVAPRSISGRIVYKFSTMNKKPSDHNPYSELEAAYVAQICLTWEALNWNYKNFQSKRASHVDVGCPETIAQQFQQFQVLLQRYVENEPYEHGRRPEIYARMRHLAPKLLLVPEYRESDDDQKDNECMNLKISSASFLVIMEDGIRTFMSFLKADKEKACQIIAAYFRKNQRGLVDPTLIRLMKKINQKKKMKVKDLRRSHKCLRKRKLKNEEEMEILMSLIDLKVVSRVLRMSDINENQLHWCEEKISKVRVIDGKLQRDSTPLFFPSH; this is translated from the exons atgccATGTTCTAAAGAAGAAGCTCTTGTTAGACTCTTCTACAATGCTTCAAGTTCTTTCCAACTTCTCTTCCTCTTCATCTTCTCTTCTTCCATTTTACTTCTTAAATTCCTTAACTTCATTAGTACCTACCCTTTATTCCaaag GGAACATCAATATGAATATGTTTCTTCTGAATATGAttatgaagaagaagaacaagaagaaattcaagaaaattATTCTTATGAAGATTCTTTTGAGAAGGATCATTTAGTAGCTGATATAATTTGTGGTGGAGAATCACTTTTATTTCTACATAACAATAACAAATCTCAAAGGAAAAATTCTTCAtcttttgaagatgaagaagaattTATTACTCCTCAAGATAGTTTGAATGATGAGTATTTATCAGAAGAAACTTTTTCTGTTCATCACAAGTCACCACTTGTTTCTGATTTTGAGACAGAAACTAATGAAGAAGAATTTCATGTACAAGAAGATGCTGATTCTGTTCCAAACAGGACCACTTCTTCTCCCATCACAATGAAACTATACAAAAGTGATGAATTGGTAGATAGTGACAAAAAATATGATG CAGAAGAACATGTTGATATTGGAATAATCAAAAACAAGAAAGTGCATGAATCAAACAACACAAGAGATGAAAGATTCTTTGTGATTGGTCCTACACAATTAGAGACAAAGAAGTTAATCATTGAAGAAAAagatgataatgatgaagagATATATGGTGATTCATGCACTGTTGGTTCAACATCTAAGAACTCTTCTGATTGGAGAAGCTCAATTATTTGTAGAGATTCTGGAACTGATGaccctttttcttcttcatcaagaagaagttgtCCTAAATGGGAATCTTACActgtttttcaaaaatatgatgAAGAAATGTCATTTCTAGACAGGATTAGTGCACAGAAACTTCATGAAACTG AGTCTTTGAGGTCAATCAAAGTAGCACCAAGGTCAATTTCAGGGAGAATTGTATACAAATTTTCAACTATGAATAAAAAACCAAGTGATCATAACCCATATAGTGAATTGGAAGCTGCATATGTTGCACAAATTTGTTTAACATGGGAAGCACTTAATTGGAATTACAAGAATTTTCAATCAAAAAGAGCTTCACATGTTGATGTTGGTTGTCCAGAAACAATTGcacaacaatttcaacaatttCAAGTTTTGTTACAAAGATATGTAGAAAATGAACCTTATGAGCATGGTAGAAGACCTGAGATTTATGCTAGAATGAGACATTTGGCACCAAAGTTGCTCCTAGTCCCTGAATATCGAG AATCAGATGATGATCAGAAGGACAATGAATGTATGAACTTAAAAATATCATCAGCTTCATTTCTTGTGATAATGGAAGATGGAATCAGAACATTCATGAGTTTTCTAAAGGCTGATAAAGAGAAAGCATGTCAGATCATTGCAGCATACTTTAGAAAAAACCAAAGAGGTTTGGTTGATCCAACACTAATCCGTCTtatgaagaaaattaatcaaaag AAGAAGATGAAAGTTAAGGATCTTCGTCGTTCTCACAAATGTTTaaggaaaagaaaattaaagaatGAAGAAGAGATGGAGATTTTGATGTCATTGATAGACTTAAAAGTGGTGTCAAGGGTTTTAAGAATGAGTGACATAAATGAAAATCAATTGCATTGGTGTGAAGAAAAGATTAGCAAAGTGAGAGTCATTGATGGGAAACTACAAAGAGATTCCACTCCACTTTTTTTCCCTTCACATTGA